Below is a window of Camelina sativa cultivar DH55 chromosome 11, Cs, whole genome shotgun sequence DNA.
AAATTGTCTTCTTATTATTGAAACAATCTGacccatatatttttatatgttctaATATTTAGTGATTCAATATTCACTAGCAACCTATCCCAATCAATAACAAACAACGAATAACACATAACCAAtctaataaactaataatggaTACTGAATAACTTAAACCAATTCcaacaacaatccaaaacataacaAGTCATAGAACCATCAATCTTAACAACCGTTCTAGACCACTAAGTTCCACTCTAACATCCTATCACAGACACAAAGCAAACAActgagcctctagaacatcctcctctttatagctttgattccacgatcacactttgtctttacctgcaccacaacacatatgagatgcgtgagtattttataaacattcagTGAAGCAATCCTCCCATTTACTgtgctatacacacaagcaactgagctTCCAATGTTAAACaaataacacacaaacacaaacaaaccaaggAAACAGTATCAGCCGCTGTTGAAATggattggtgtcgaccgacactggctctcagtgtcgatcgacactcctccttggtgtcgaccaacaccacctctcggtgtcgaccgacacccctcCTCGACCCGGAAACCCTTGATCCGACACTAGCAAAGTCTCCGCGTCGGTCAACACGACCAACACCCACCTGGTGTCTATCGACACTGACTCCATAGACATATTCTGCTCAAAGCCGAAAGTCGTCATAGATCCACTTCCCaaatcctccaaatcgtccGAAACTCACCCAAAAGTCGTGGAAACTCATGGGAACCAACAAACAACCACaaacatacaagaaaacaacacaaaaagccacaaaacaagcaaaacaaatgattctcaggcttagatcagccattctcatgcactcacctcttttgcagtaAGTTTCCGACCCACATCAACAAATTCAACACCTTGGAAGGCTTCTCCTTCGTTCGAagcacaagatcttcactccacagcaaCTGATCTCACCACATTATCCAAGAAACTCACAAAAACTCTAAATTCTCAAGCGTTTTCTTTTCTCcctctgtttctctctgaaaACGATAATAAGCGGCTTCTCCCCAAACCCTCACGTTGATTCCACTTAAATATATCGGTTAGGGATTtccaattgaaccaaaccgaatcaaaacaataatttaaatcAAACCGGCCgacgacacccacccccaaaaccaATTAGTTGGTTCGCATATCTTACAATTATAAACAATAttcatgatttaattttttcaacATCCGATTTTAGAAATTTAAGTTGTGTTGAatgcacaaaaaaaattctaacctttttaagataaatttcaaattttcaattagtTTTATTGAAAAGATATAccacaataaaatataaaggGGTAAGAGTTATTtattaaaaggaaaattataacaaagaaaaaattgataacACTCTCTATTTTGGCTAGCCCTGAAAAACTGGATATCCGGCAAGAACAGATCCGAATGCGGATAGTGAATTATTGTATCCGTCAGATTCGGATTCAGATTCGGATTCAGATTCGGATTCAGATTTGGATTCAGATTCGGATTCAGATACAGATTCAGATTCGGATAGTGAATAATTTTTGGACCGGATATCCAAATCCGATTTATTTGTCTAATGagtttaaaaatactaatgGACCAAACTAAACTATTGGGCCTAACTaacaaatgatgcaaaacaaaataacctAGCTAATGTTTTTTTGCCCACACGATCTCCCTCCCCTTTCCtctcgtttctctctttttctgttcTTCTAACTTCCATCCCTTCCAATTTTTCAGACTGCTTTCCTCCTCTAATTTTGTGATCTTAGCAAAAGAAGTGTATATATGCCTTCATGGTTTTTTCAAGCTTTGCACATGGGGTGATTATAGAAGAGGATTTGAATCTTATGATGAGATTTGGTCGGATCCATGCAAGATCCATGGTTTAGCTATGGTGGTTAACGAAATCAAGAGAAATCGAGAGAAAATAGAACAAAACAGAGCTGGGGAAGAGATTTGAGTTTGTTGTTGGTGTGATAGGGTTTTATCTGGTGGTGAGCGCatcaagagagagaaaaaggtttGTATCCGTATATCCACGGATATCCGGTTTTGTTGCACGGATATTTGTACCCGGATATCCGGTAGCTACAGATCCGAATCCAAATAGTACTTTCATATATCCGTCGAATACGAATCCGGATCCAGAGAGTCCAAAAAACCCGCTTCGCTTACAGGCCTAATTGTGGCTGCGTCTCATTAACGCTTATCTAATTTGGTCTTTTTACATAGTGTGATGGTTactcactttttttgttttctttttggtcatctgttgatatatattaaactcTAAAGACAAACATTACAAGGTTATGAAAAAATAGTTCTCTTACCTACCAACTTACATCTTATCGTTAGTGCCTATGTGAAATTAGGCCTATACCAAAAAATCTCCAAAAGAAGATAAACTTCAAAAGCATATAGCAGAGGACTACACACTCTCATCCTCGAATAAAGCGTTTAACCAGGTGGGATGTCCATCTGGAACATAAGACTACAAACAACATTCCGACATTACACTATTCGCTATGAGACTAGCTTCTCTGTTTGCTAATGATCCTTCTAAAAGCAATCTCCTATCCTGAAACAACCCTAAAACTCTCCACAGTTCTTCTGCTTGATAATGAAAAGAAGGACAAGCATTTGGTCTGAGAACTGCCCCAACAATCTCAGCGTCttcaaaagcaaaaataatCTGGTTTAGATGATGACTATTTATGCTTTCGATCGCCCATCGTACACAAGTGAGATTTGCCTACTCCTTTGATGTTATTGCCGAAAAGACTTTCTGCTATGAAACACAACCTTACTATTATCATCTATTAGGACCCAAGCTCCTCCCACAAGTGAATTCCTTTTTGACTAAGAGACTCCCACATTGCATTTCAACCAACCGTGAACCAGAGATGACCAttttctccccccccccccNNNNNNNNNNNNNNNNNNNNNNNNNNNNNNNNNNNNNNNNNNNNNNNNNNNNNNNNNNNNNNNNNNNNNNNNNNNNNNNNNNNNNNNNNNNNNNNNNNNNNNNNNNNNNNNNNNNNNNNNNNNNNNNNNNNNNNNNNNNNNNNNNNNNNNNNNNNNNNNNNNNNNNNNNNNNNNNNNNNNNNNNNNNNNNNNNNNNNNNNNNNNNNNNNNNNNNNNNNNNNNNNNNNNNNNNNNNNNNNNNNNNNNNNNNNNNNNNNNNNNNNNNNNNNNNNNNNNNNNNNNNNNNNNNNNNNNNNNNNNNNNNNNNNNNNNNNNNNNNNNNNNNNNNNNNNNNNNNCCCCCCCCCCCCCTCTATGTGAAACCCTGGTTTTAGGGAGTTgtagagaggtttaaaagaattatttGACCATCTATGTCACaaaaatgcacttatctttttggtcaagggtcctgagagaactcaaGAGCTAAGCGTGCTTATGTTTGAGTAGTCTCAGGATAGGTGACCTTCTGGAAAGTGAttatcggaactgtgcgagtgaggagaAAACACAGGGAacgatcatgtggtgatttgtggAGACAATAAAGAAGACTTTAAAATCTCTCAgatgtagcaaaccggccgtcagatatggatgggctcacaggcctagtaagaggatgtgaggcccattaTGGACAGTGGGTCTATAGACTAAGATTTGACATAGGGCCTACTAAGAAGTGGCGGTCGGAGAGTTACAAGTGGTATTAGAGCCGAACCTAGACGATGTGGAGTTGAGTGGGCTCATACAGTCAGGGGTGACGaccttggtgcgcaacgaggacattgcgatctgttagtggggatGAATTGTGTCACTTCTttttgcggagaggtttaaaaagaattgatttggccacctgtATCACTAAAGTGCAATTATCATTttggtcaaaggtcctgagaaaACTCTAGAGTTAAGGGGACTTGAGCTaaagtagtttcaggatgggtgaccttccgggaagtgattgtcggaactatgcggttgaggacaaaacacagagaaagatcgtgtggtgatttgtagggacgataaaTAAGTCTTTAACCCTCGAGGGCGTAGCAAACCGGTCGTCAGATATGGAAGGGGTCTCGGGCCTAGTGAGAGTACGTGAGagccattaaggaaggtgggcccatggactgtgAGGGGACATGGGACCCGCTGAGAGATGGTGGTCGGGGCTTTACAAGCAATTGTGACACCCTatttgcagagaggtttaaaaatagttgatttgaccacctatgtcaccaaagtgcacttatctttttggtcaaagttCTTATGAGAAATACAGAGTTAAtggtgcttgagctggagtagtttcagaatgagtgaccttccgggaagtgattgtcggaactgtgcgagtgaagacaagaaaaaggaaaagatcgTGTGCTGATTTGTATGGACGATAAACAAGTCTTAAAAACCTCCCAAACGTAGCAAATTGgaggtgtcgatcaacaccatgtgggtttcgggagtgtcgagcaggtgtcggtcgacaccaaatgaccagtgtcggtcgacaccagatgaccagtgtcggtcgacatcctTCTGCAGTGAGGTTTATGTCGTGTGACTTTgtgcatgttcctggtttgttttattgttgttgtttgtggcatgagagatcttattgcttgtgtgtatagcccaatagatggaaggattgcctcactaagtattctggtaatacttacacctctcttttgtgttgtggtgcagatagaggcaaagtgtgatcgtgggatcaaggcgatgaagaggaggatgttctagaggctcagTTGTTTGCTCTATGTCTTTGTTAGGATCCTAGAGTGAAACTTAGTGGTCTAGAATGGATGTTAGGAATGTTGGTTTCATTACTTGTTATGTTCTGGGTTGTTGTTGGAATTGATAACATGTTATTTCTTTAATGGTTATTGATTTATTGGAGTTGAATTGTTTGTTATCCGATGTTATTGTTGATTGGGGATATGTTGCTAGtaagtatgggatcactagataTTAGGTTAAAAAAgatgggtcgggttgtttccactacaaaaaaatggtcATATTGAGACGAACGTTTGTGACAAAAATTTtatgtcacaaatttgtgacatttTAGATACGTTATTGCGACTAACTATTTTTGTCATTAATTCGTAGTTAttttgtcacaaatttgtgacgtTTAACGTTAGTACCAAATTATGTCACAATTAATATCGAAAATGTGACGATATTATTGATTGTAACAAATATGATGATTTGGTGACTAATATATAGTCGTAAATTagttacaattttataacagATATATGAGTCACAATTTGTGTCATTAGAGTGACGAAACTGTAGTCACAAATTGGTACGAATGACTAGCATTTTGTATTAAATAGTTACATAATTTCGTAACACTTTTGTCATAATAGTGATTGATTTTAACAATCATTTATTTTGACTTAACTTGTAATGAAATAGTTgcaataatattaatatgttaAACTAGGATAATCATCTAATTTACATGGCAAAAGATTTTGTAATAGTTTTTTAGtttatctttattattattgtttttagatAAACTTAAAagatacttaatttttttttcttatgagataaagttaacaaaaatacttaactagtttttttctctattaCTAATGAGAATAGAAATCTCGtcatcgatatatatatatatatataattgcttTGGTGGAAGATATCACAATCAGAACAATAGACgagattttgaaatttttctctacaaaaaaaaatagacgaGATCTTGAAGTTTTTGTCTAGCAGTTATAAGATTTTTCTTCTCATAGGTACAAGTctaattcaactttttttttttttatgtggtaTCCTTGAAACTTTTGTGTTATATTGAAATTAAACTAGTGTCCATCATCgtttatgtgtttgtgtttccaTTATCTGTGAAAAGTTGAGTAATATAATTAACCTGGCCTCTGCACGTTTAATTTGATAGCCATATACTGtatctttattttaattaacttaGTTTTCTTCTAGACATGTGTTTAAGATCATAcggtcatatatataataaaggtCTGATACAACAATTAAGTGCATACATCATACGTagatactatattttttttttgtttagttacaACAACAATCGATCGAGCAGTATTACAACTGTCTATTGGACAATTCTATTCGGCGAAAACAATAAGTCCAAAAGAGTACAAAGGTTACGTATTTGTGTGTAATATTTCGTGAATGATTTTCTAGTTCTCTTGGGTTTATACTACTAATAATTCTATTTAGTTGTTTTTAAGTTATTAAGtttttgaaattgatttttaatattttaggtcTATTTAATGTCGTCAAACAACGACATTCCAGTAACAAGACGTTAGATGTACGAAAGAATTGATCACACAATTAATGATGTTTGAAGAGAATATTGCCAAGGATTAGAAAACTTTATAAGATTTGTTAAGAGTCAACCTTTATTTCTCGAAAAAGGCATACTCCATTGTCCTTGCTTCAAGTGTGAGAACGGAAAAATGTGGGATGAGCAGACCGTgacaaatcatttatatatcaaAGGATTTATGCTTAACTATTGGGTTTGGATTTCTTATGGAGAAAATTACAATATTGCTGATATTCATTCTTCTACCGAAGATGCTTTTGGGTCTGAGTCTCACACAGAACCAGTGGATCCTTATGTGACAATGGTTTCAGATGCATTTGATAATTCAGAGTCAAGATTTGATCAAAACATGGAAGAAGAGCCTAATGCTGAAGCAAAAaagttttatgatattttgaacGCTGCAAAAAATCCAATTTATGATGGTTGTAAAGAAGATCTTTCGCAACTATCTTTAGCAGCCCGACTCATGAGTTTGAAGACAGATTATAATTTGCCTCAAAACTGTATGGACGCAATTTTTGAAATGGTGAAAGAATATTTGCCGGAAGGTAACAACTCAATGAATTCCTACTATGATATAAAGAAGCTTATGCGATCTTTGGGTTTACCTTATCAGAAAATTGACGTTTGTCGAGATAATTGCATGATTTGTTGGAAAGATGCTGCGTCGAAAGAGAACTGTCAGTTCTGTGGCAAAGACAGATTTCATCCTACTCAAAAGCCTGAGCAGAAAAAAGTTGCATATAGCCAGATGTTTTATTTGCCAGTAGGCGATAGATTAAAGAGAGTGTATCAATCTGATAATACATCAAAAGATATGAGATGGCACACAGAACACTTTGTGAAGACCGGAGAAATGTCTCATCCATCGGATGGAGAAGCATGGAAACATTTTAACAAGGTATATCCTGATTTTGCATCTGAACCAAGAAATATATACCTTGGGTTATGTACAGATGGTTTCAATCCATTTGGTATGTCAGGACATAATTATTCACTATGGCCGGTAATTTTAACTCCGTATAATATGCCACCTGAAATGTGCATGaaacaagaatttatgtttttatcagTTCTAGTTCCTGGTCCAAATCATCCTAAGAGAAGTCTTGATATCTTTCTTCAACCTTTGATAGAAGAATTGAAAGATTTGTGGTATAACGACATTCAGGCATATGACGGTTATACAAAGCAGAACTTTCTTTTACGAGCTGTACTTATGTGGACAATAAATGACTTTCCAGCTTATGCTATGCTTTCGGGTTGGACAAATCATGGCTGGTTGGCTTGTTCTTATTGTTTGGATCAGACAAATGCATTTCAACTGAAGAATGGTAGAAAAACGAGTTGGTTTGATTTTCATCGTTCATTTTTGTTGAATGACCATAGCTACAGGCGGAACAAGAAAAACTTTCGGAAAGGGCGGGTTGTGAATGATATTCCACCGCAATTGCTAATAGGTGAAGAACTGTGGAATTAAGTCAATGTTTTGCCTAAAACAGTTGATTGTGGTGGAAATCATGGGCGATTACAAGGATACGGTGAAACTCACAACTGGCATAAACAGAACATCTTTTGGGAGCTACCATATTGGAAGGATCTTAAACTCTGACATTATCTTGATGTGATGCAAATCGAAAAAAATGATCATGATAATATCATCCATACACTACTTAATGTGCAGAGGAAGACCAAAGATAACATCAGATCACGACTCGATTTGAAAGAGTATTGTAATCGGAAACAACTGGATTTAACAGCTGATGGAAAGGCACCAATTCCGATTTTCAGACTTCAAGCTGATGAAAAAGCAACCTTTTTTGAGTGGCTCAGAAAAGATGTTAAATTTTCTGATGGGTATTCATGAAATCTGTCAAAATGTGTTGATCAAACTGGAGGAAAATTACGAGGAATGAAAAGCCATGACTGTCATGTTTTAATGCAACGGTTATTGCCAATTGCTTTTGCTGAGCTTATGGATAAATCTATACACGAAGCACTTTCAGGTtggtatatctatatatatatatatattcttaatttaatgaattaattatattattgtctTTGAGTCTTGCTGTTATatttaagttgatttttttattaatagaatTCTTAAGAACTGTTGGATTAAATGCAATTATGGTTCGTCGATTGGATTAGTCTTAGATTGAGATCGCCAGTtatgagttttcttttgttttgattttttagttattgaCGTGAAAATTTCAATGGgttcatataatattaatgtttGGCTATATAAATTGTAAAGCCAGAAATCTAATAAACGGAAAGAGTTTATCAATGCTGATTGTGTATAGAGTTTGTTATATACTATTATGCagttatagtattttattttgacgGTGTATATGGAGTAACATTACaacttatgaattatgatgtCTAGTCTAATGTTATTATAATTCCTAAGTTAATTTATTTCACGACCTTTCTGTTTATCTATTGGTATAAGGTCTTTTGCTTAGTGTTTTGCTTAGTCTATATATTATAAGAATATAATTTAATGTTTAACtaaatctatattttcttttatgtagGTATTGGCTTATTTTTCCGGGATATTTGTGCAAGAACATTATCCGAAGACGGTGTTGCAACATTGCAACAAAACATTTGTATTGTTCTCTGCAACTTGGAGAAAATATTTCCACCATCTTTTTTTGATGTTATGGAACATTTGCCTATTCATTTACCACATGAAACTCGATTTGAAGGACCTGTACAATTTAGATGGATGTATTCTTTCGAACGATACATGggtcatttaaagaaaaaagtgaaaaataaagcaaaagtagAAGGCTCGATTGTTGAACAATACGTCAATGAAGAAATTTCTACTTTTTGTAGTTATTATTTTGAACCCCACATCAAGACAAAAAGTCGAATAGGAGATCGACACTATGATGGATATGATCACTGTACACAACAACCTGATGAAGTCccatatattttttctcaacAAGGGAGGTGCAGTGGTAAAGCAAACGAGAAATGGTTTCAAAATGAAGACTATCATGTTGCACATACATATATTCTTTTGAACTGTGAAGAAGTAAGCCCATATGAAAGGTACGTGAAAATAACTTTACACTTGCAcagttttcatatatattataaataagacaTTGTTATGATTCTCATTATATTACAATTTCAAGTAGGTTGTTTGAAGAGAATATGGCTGCTACTCATCATGAGATAACTGCAGAGAATCAAAAcgtcctaaaagaaaaaaaatttgcagaCTGGTTAAGAGAATATGTAAGAAAAGTTAACCGTATTTGgattcctgattttttttttattaatagatGTTTTCATATGTGTTAATAAACTTAAGGTGGAAAACACTATGAGTGATAATTCATATCCAGAATGGCTACAGACGCTCGTCCATGGTCCAATGACAAAAGTTACTTCTTGGCCAATGTACTTTTGTCGTGGATTCATATTTCACACCTACGATCATgggaaagataaaagaaatgcCAATTATGGAGTCCGTGTGAAAGGCACATCATCTTCTAGTTCAAGTGAAGAACATGATTTCTATGGAgtcttgagagagattttagaaCTCGATTATCCTGGACCTGTTCATCTTAAACTTGTGGTGTTCAAATGTGACTGGTATGATTCAACCATTGGAGGAGGTGTGCGAATAAACAAGTCTGGAGTTGTCGATGTTAATGTCGCAAAGCGTTATGGTAAATATGATCCTTTCATTTTAGCTTCGCAAGCAGACCAAGTATGTTATGTGCCGTATCCACGGATGACTCagaagaaagatcaacaatGGAATGCAGCAATCGTGATACAACCAAGAGGAAAAGTATTACTCAGCTCTGATTTGGATTTCACTGCAATGCAACATGAAAATGATGATCCGATTGTTTCTGTTGATCCGTTGGAAGTCGAGACTCTCACATATCCACATGGTCAAGCAGAAAATCTTGatgatatagaagaagaagaggaatttGGATCATATGATGAAGATGGAAACCCTGATATTGAACTTACTGATTCAAaagatgaataattttttttcctaatttggaTTTATCATTTCTGTCAGGAAAAATTTgagtttacatgttttttttggtgtttcttggACCTGGTTTTTGTGGCGAATTGAGGTTTGCTCTCATTAATacaagttatttatttattttttttttttcttgctctgttttactACCCCAAAACAGAGCATCAATTCTTTGTTCTACTTCCGCCCCTTATCACACCGGCATTATAGAGCCTAAGAGCCATCTCTGGGACGGCACAACTATGGTATAAAAGATCCTGACAACGTACAAGACCATGCAAGGTTATTTAAAGTAGTAAAAGATTTATTTGAGATTTAGTCTATCTTCCTAAACCATTAACTTTGAGTCTATCTTCCAAACTTCCATCTATTTAGCATTTTCGttatagtaaaagaaaaaaaatatgagtctAGTTAAACTGTGTCTTCACTCTTAACCAGTCAAACACTCAAACACAATCGACTTTACTACTTAGTTAGTCATAGTCCGTGATATTTGCAAATCTAGAACCCACTTTGAATTTGTCATCATGAATAAtttcactttattttatttagtattaactaaaataatagtattactTTTCAATTAgcaaaatttccttttaaatGGTACAATACCCCTCTATCCCAAATCATTAGATgttttaggtattttttttaattgtttttctctAACATGTATtctaattttcaatttattgtaatctaacaataaataaataaaNNNNNNNNNNNNNNNNNNNNNNNNNNNNNNNNNNNNNNNNNNNNNNNNNNNNNNNNNNNNNNNNNNNNNNNNNNNNNNNNNNNNNNNNNNNNNNNNNNNNNNNNNNNNNNNNNNNNNNNNNNNNNNNNNNNNNNNNNNNNNNNNNNNNNNNNNNNNNNNNNNNNNNNNNNNNNNNNNNNNNNNNNNNNNNNNNNNNNNNNNNNNNNNNNNNNNNNNNNNNNNNNNNNNNNNNNNNNNNNNNNNNNNNNNNNNNNNNNNNNNNNNNNNNNNNNNNNNNNNNNNNNNNNNNNNNNNNNNNNNNNNNNNNNNNNNNNNNNNNNNNNNNNNNNNNNNNNNNNNNNNNNNNNNNNNNNNNNNNNNNNGTCTATCTTCCAAACTTCCATCTATTTAGCATTTTCGttatagtaaaagaaaaaaaatatgagtctAGTTAAACTGTGTCTTCACTCTTAACCAGTCAAACACTCAAACACAATCGACTTTACTACTTAGTTAGTCATAGTCCGTGATATTTGCAAATCTAGAACCCACTTTGAATTTGTCATCATGAATAAtttcactttattttatttagtattaactaaaataatagtattactTTTCAATTAgcaaaatttccttttaaatGGTACAATACCCCTCTATCCCAAATCATTAGATgttttaggtattttttttaattgtttttctctAACATGTATtctaattttcaatttattgtaatctaacaataaataaataaaatttggtcaAAATAGTCTAAAAGGCTAATGCTACTCCATCGTTAGTTTGTTTCTTGTATTGTATCATCCAAACTCTTTATATTGCTACAATCAAATTCTTTCATGCATGtataaacaaaatccaaaatctaaaactaaaaaatggaacAAGGAGGAAAAAAATCTCAAGATGTTCAACCCATCAGCAAGACCAATCCTCACATATTTGATCCAAACAAGCCgtattatgaagaagaagagttttatCCCAAAGCAGTACTAGAACAGAAAGAAAGCAAATCTGAACATGTCCAATCGATCAACAAGACAATTTCTAGCACCACTCGTACTTTTGATTTGAACCAAGAAGATTACGAAGAAAGAGAAATTCATCCCAAGAATGCAACAGACGAAGTTAGATTACAGATGCTGAAGATTTGGGCGCCTTCATATTTTACGGTTTGGATCATCTTTTAAATTTCACCTAATATAATTCAATCTATAAGaaactgttatttttttcatcattcgATCAAGTCACCTCCGACTAAATTCTTATTTGTATGGTCAGATTCGTCGCAAGTATGGATGAGCTAAATCAATCTTTGCTGCAACTGAAAAAacgaaagaagtctacttgcgAACTGAATTAAGTTGTTTGTCTGTtcttaaattatgttaaaaaatttactaGCTCTATTTATATGAGAGAGCGACGAGTTTTATTGTTACAAAAGAAAGTTGACTAACACTAGCCAGAAGAGATTATATATGAAACACAGAACATGCATGTGTGAGCAAAGATTTATTACGAAagtcaaataattataaaatagttTTAGGAGGTGGAATATAACTATTTTTGCTGGGAAAGTTAGATTTAATAGAAGCGGCAAAAattgttggtttttttctttttttctttttgatagaaagaaagataaaaagtaGTAGCGGCAAAAACACCCGGTAAAAACATTGTTTTTACACCTATCTCCCACTcacgaaaacaaaaataaaatataatctttcTCCACGTTCTCTACCTAGGAAACTGACTAGTCTCTCAATATAAAGCTGAGATCAAAGCCCTCTCTCCTTGGGTCCTTCGATTTTAACCTCCTCTCCTGTCAGTTCTCTCTTCCTGATCCCGCTGTAGTTAGCTCTTCCACTACCTTCGATTTCAAGGTTTGAATTTTGTAGATACTCTCTTCCCGATCCTCTAgatcttt
It encodes the following:
- the LOC104723909 gene encoding uncharacterized protein LOC104723909, with the protein product MSDNSYPEWLQTLVHGPMTKVTSWPMYFCRGFIFHTYDHGKDKRNANYGVRVKGTSSSSSSEEHDFYGVLREILELDYPGPVHLKLVVFKCDWYDSTIGGGVRINKSGVVDVNVAKRYGKYDPFILASQADQVCYVPYPRMTQKKDQQWNAAIVIQPRGKVLLSSDLDFTAMQHENDDPIVSVDPLEVETLTYPHGQAENLDDIEEEEEFGSYDEDGNPDIELTDSKDE